One Bremerella sp. JC817 genomic window carries:
- a CDS encoding MG2 domain-containing protein, with amino-acid sequence MTNYPLVRMIPLALLLCCAALMSVWIGPLNHAAEGNAPTVTQMEELFKQGNFKEAYEAAEKLFADPKQDPKQLARTINLPINALQRLGRYAEVDDFLEMTATAQKGQWRVLQACAQQYARLNHWGVINDNKFERGPVRGGGKRVNSIDRDRTRSLQLYVEAMNMAKTQNADPDMGDLYQEVAQFFLSGGYGRAAWQLQYLTDISVLPGYEESYNYGGSNQGAPVDAEGNPIYYYVPKSWDAAKNDGERMRWAMEQVGEYNAKKVGDVQLSWANFLNSQFGVQTLRQFQWFFAPASPDADDETTHLLSLGTLKENETIARLATGIKRFDLPDEFNHIKVWQKLISDKSAQRSQAYDQLASIFENRRQYPRAAEVWKQAIADVGPGSNKYRDDRLQQIVGNLGQFQGGQVNAAGQGATLQYLFRNGKGVSFTAHKIDVEKLLADVKAYLKSNPKQVEYQKLQFQQVGERILFQGGEGYLKEQVAKWSMELEPRPDHLDRRVDVHAPLNNAGAYMVTAKMADGNVCKIVVWVVDTVIVSKQLDQKKYYFVADAVSGQPIAKANVEFFGYKMENVRNRNEFHVDVKNFAEFTDADGQVTLGSDQMAERYQWLTMARTDQGRFAFMGFQHVWYGQSYNSDYTQIRAYGITDRPVYRPDQSMKFKFWTRRSQYDMPDNSQFAGQQISVRLHDPQGNKIFHKTLTADAYGGVEGTWDIPSDVKLGQYNLYTDRGNVQFRIEEYKKPEFEVTVDAPSKSVELGEKITAKINAKYYFGSPVTNATVKYKVERSPYNERWYPSAPWDWCYGKGYWWFAYDYSWYPGFNRWVGCVRPIPPWIGWSHNPPELVAEQEVKIGEDGTVDVEIDTAIAKAMHGNEDHQYTITAEVRDESRRTIVGTGKVLVARQPFKVYTWVDRGYYDVGDTIEAQFLAQTLDSRDVAGKGKLKLLKITYDDKKQPIETEVQAWDVELNGEGSKTQSMKASAAGQYRLSLTVTDDAGHTEEGGYIFTVRGQGFDGSEYRFNDLELIPDKKQYEAGDTVKLQINTNRVGSTVLLFVRPSNSVYLPPKIVRLTGKSTVHEIAVLKKDMPNFFVEALTIADAKVHNEAKDIVVPPESRVLDLQVETDATEYLPGSQGTIKLKLTDLTGEPFVGSTVLTVYDKAVEYISGGSNVTDIKEFFWKWRRHHHPNTEDSLSLYSHNLTPKGQRALQFLGAFGNSVADEFNNQMVMENDAMGFGGMEGAGMGRGGMMMQSRAMAKSAAPMAAAPVADAVLEVAGEEMGGGEQANLVEPTVRSNFADTALWVGSVETNEKGEAEFKLDMPENLTTWKIRTWAMGQGTKVGSAETDVVTRKNLIVRLQAPRFFVQTDEVVLSANVHNYLETEKTAMVSLDVPSELMSSDSPLTQKVTIPAGGEVRVDWTVKVTGEGEAAITMKALTDEESDAMSQSFPVFVHGMLKTEAWAGTVQPEQDANGFTINVPQDRRPKDSRLIVRYSPSLAAAMVEALPYLSDYPYGCTEQTLNRFVPTVITRKVLSEMGIDLKSIAEHQNNLNAQELGDPEERNKRWHVGHNPVFDEAELQKMVKAGVQRLTEMQNSDGGWGWFSGYGERSYPHTTAVVVRGLMIAQRNDAAVVPDVIARGRQWLINYQNEELQKLQAKPQEKKPWKPNAGNLDAIVYATLVELGHDNAEMREFIYRDRTHLSVYGLSVFALATHQVKDAEKLTMLRRNLDQYLVSDEENETAYLKMPADNHWWYWYGDAIEANAYYLKLLSATDAQNVTARRLVKYLLNNRKHATYWKSTRDTALCVEAMADYLRATDEMNPEMTVEILIDGEKKAETEFTKENLFTVDNTVELTGLQVTDGKHKVELSRKGKGPVYFSAYLTNFTLENFITKAGLEVKIERRFYRLDRDEDATAKAVGARGQALNEKVVKYTRTLLENESQITSGDLVEIDLVIESKNDYEYLMFEDQKAAGFEPVDLQSGYNGNSLGAYMELRDEKVNFFVRELPRGKHTLTYRMRAEIPGKFSALPAIAQAMYAPELVGNSDEMKIGIKDLDN; translated from the coding sequence ATGACAAATTACCCCCTCGTCCGCATGATTCCTTTGGCACTGCTGCTATGCTGTGCCGCGCTTATGTCGGTATGGATTGGCCCGCTGAATCATGCAGCAGAAGGAAATGCCCCGACCGTGACGCAAATGGAAGAGCTCTTCAAGCAAGGCAATTTCAAAGAAGCCTACGAAGCCGCCGAGAAGCTGTTTGCCGATCCGAAACAAGATCCCAAGCAGCTCGCTCGCACGATCAATCTGCCGATCAACGCCTTGCAGCGTTTAGGGCGCTATGCCGAGGTGGACGACTTTCTGGAAATGACCGCGACTGCTCAAAAAGGGCAGTGGCGCGTGTTGCAGGCATGTGCTCAACAATACGCACGGCTGAATCACTGGGGCGTGATAAACGACAATAAGTTTGAACGCGGTCCGGTCCGGGGCGGCGGCAAGCGGGTGAATAGCATTGACCGCGACCGTACCCGATCGCTTCAGCTTTATGTCGAAGCGATGAACATGGCCAAGACGCAGAACGCCGATCCTGACATGGGCGATCTGTATCAGGAAGTGGCCCAGTTCTTCTTGAGCGGTGGTTACGGCCGCGCTGCTTGGCAACTGCAATATCTGACCGATATCAGCGTGCTGCCCGGCTACGAAGAAAGCTACAACTACGGTGGCTCGAATCAGGGGGCTCCGGTTGATGCGGAGGGGAACCCGATCTATTACTACGTCCCCAAAAGCTGGGACGCCGCCAAGAACGATGGCGAGCGGATGCGCTGGGCCATGGAACAGGTCGGCGAGTACAACGCCAAGAAGGTTGGCGATGTGCAACTGAGCTGGGCGAACTTTCTGAACTCGCAGTTTGGGGTGCAAACCCTTCGTCAGTTCCAATGGTTCTTCGCACCGGCCAGTCCCGATGCCGACGACGAAACGACGCACCTCCTTTCGCTTGGCACCCTGAAGGAAAACGAAACGATCGCGCGGCTGGCGACTGGCATCAAACGCTTCGATCTGCCAGACGAATTTAACCACATCAAGGTCTGGCAGAAACTGATCAGCGACAAGAGCGCACAACGTTCGCAGGCCTACGACCAGTTGGCTTCGATCTTCGAGAACCGTCGCCAATACCCGCGGGCCGCCGAAGTCTGGAAGCAGGCAATCGCCGATGTCGGGCCTGGTTCGAACAAGTATCGCGATGATCGACTGCAGCAGATTGTGGGCAACCTGGGTCAATTCCAAGGGGGCCAGGTCAATGCCGCTGGGCAAGGAGCGACGCTGCAGTACTTGTTCCGCAACGGCAAGGGAGTCAGCTTCACTGCCCACAAGATCGACGTCGAAAAGCTTTTGGCGGACGTCAAGGCGTATCTGAAGTCCAATCCTAAGCAGGTTGAATATCAGAAGCTGCAGTTCCAGCAGGTTGGCGAACGGATTCTCTTTCAAGGTGGCGAAGGCTATCTGAAAGAACAGGTCGCCAAGTGGTCGATGGAACTCGAGCCTCGCCCGGACCATCTCGATCGTCGCGTCGACGTGCATGCTCCGCTGAACAACGCCGGTGCCTACATGGTGACGGCCAAGATGGCGGATGGCAACGTTTGCAAAATCGTGGTTTGGGTGGTCGATACGGTCATTGTCAGCAAGCAGCTCGATCAGAAGAAGTACTACTTCGTCGCCGATGCCGTCAGCGGTCAGCCAATCGCCAAGGCCAACGTCGAGTTCTTTGGCTACAAGATGGAAAACGTCCGCAACCGGAACGAGTTCCACGTCGACGTGAAGAACTTCGCCGAGTTCACTGATGCCGATGGCCAGGTGACTTTGGGATCGGACCAGATGGCCGAGCGTTATCAATGGCTGACCATGGCTCGCACTGACCAGGGACGCTTCGCGTTCATGGGCTTCCAGCATGTCTGGTATGGTCAATCTTATAACAGCGACTACACCCAGATTCGTGCTTACGGCATCACCGATCGACCGGTCTATCGTCCGGATCAATCGATGAAGTTCAAATTCTGGACACGCCGATCGCAGTACGACATGCCCGATAACAGCCAGTTCGCTGGCCAGCAGATTTCGGTCCGTTTGCACGATCCGCAGGGAAACAAGATCTTCCATAAGACCCTGACCGCCGATGCTTACGGTGGCGTGGAAGGAACCTGGGATATCCCTTCCGATGTGAAGCTGGGGCAATACAACTTGTACACCGATCGGGGCAACGTTCAGTTCCGTATCGAAGAGTACAAGAAGCCTGAGTTTGAAGTCACCGTCGACGCTCCTTCCAAGTCGGTTGAGCTAGGCGAGAAAATCACGGCTAAGATCAACGCCAAGTATTACTTCGGTTCGCCAGTGACCAATGCCACGGTGAAGTACAAAGTCGAACGTTCGCCTTACAACGAACGCTGGTATCCTTCCGCACCATGGGATTGGTGCTACGGCAAGGGTTATTGGTGGTTTGCTTACGACTATTCCTGGTACCCTGGCTTCAATCGCTGGGTCGGCTGTGTTCGTCCGATTCCGCCATGGATCGGTTGGTCTCACAATCCACCGGAACTGGTCGCTGAACAGGAAGTGAAGATCGGCGAAGATGGCACCGTCGATGTCGAAATCGACACGGCGATCGCCAAGGCAATGCATGGCAACGAAGACCATCAGTACACCATCACCGCGGAAGTGCGTGACGAGTCGCGTCGCACGATTGTCGGTACCGGCAAGGTGCTGGTCGCTCGTCAGCCATTCAAGGTTTATACCTGGGTCGATCGTGGCTACTATGATGTGGGCGACACGATTGAAGCACAGTTCCTGGCTCAAACGCTCGATTCCCGCGATGTCGCTGGCAAAGGCAAGCTGAAGCTGCTGAAGATCACGTACGACGATAAGAAGCAGCCCATTGAAACGGAAGTTCAGGCCTGGGACGTCGAGCTTAATGGCGAAGGCTCGAAAACGCAGTCGATGAAAGCGTCGGCTGCCGGTCAGTATCGTTTGAGCCTCACCGTCACCGACGACGCCGGTCACACCGAAGAAGGTGGCTACATCTTCACCGTTCGGGGCCAAGGCTTCGACGGCTCGGAGTATCGCTTCAACGACCTGGAACTGATTCCCGACAAGAAGCAATACGAAGCTGGCGATACCGTCAAGCTTCAGATCAACACCAACCGCGTCGGAAGCACGGTGCTGCTCTTCGTGCGACCTTCCAACAGTGTGTATCTGCCACCGAAGATTGTTCGCCTGACCGGTAAGAGCACCGTTCACGAGATCGCAGTCCTGAAGAAGGACATGCCGAACTTCTTTGTCGAAGCGTTGACGATTGCCGACGCCAAAGTGCACAACGAAGCGAAAGATATCGTGGTGCCGCCAGAATCGCGCGTCCTCGACTTGCAAGTCGAAACCGACGCGACCGAATACCTGCCGGGTAGCCAGGGAACGATCAAGCTGAAGTTGACCGACCTGACGGGCGAACCTTTCGTTGGGTCGACCGTGCTGACGGTCTACGACAAAGCGGTCGAGTATATCAGTGGTGGTTCCAACGTCACCGACATCAAAGAGTTCTTCTGGAAGTGGCGTCGCCACCATCATCCCAATACGGAAGATAGCCTCAGCTTGTATAGCCACAATCTGACTCCGAAGGGGCAGCGGGCTTTGCAGTTCCTGGGAGCTTTCGGCAATAGCGTAGCCGACGAGTTCAACAATCAGATGGTTATGGAAAACGATGCCATGGGCTTCGGAGGAATGGAGGGCGCTGGCATGGGGCGTGGCGGCATGATGATGCAGTCGCGGGCTATGGCCAAGAGTGCCGCGCCGATGGCGGCAGCTCCGGTTGCCGATGCCGTGCTCGAAGTTGCCGGAGAGGAAATGGGGGGTGGTGAGCAAGCCAACCTGGTCGAGCCAACCGTTCGCTCGAACTTCGCCGACACCGCTTTGTGGGTCGGAAGCGTCGAAACGAACGAGAAGGGGGAGGCCGAGTTCAAGCTCGATATGCCTGAGAACCTGACGACCTGGAAGATTCGCACGTGGGCCATGGGCCAGGGAACCAAAGTTGGGTCCGCGGAAACAGACGTGGTGACTCGAAAGAATCTGATCGTTCGGCTTCAGGCTCCTCGCTTCTTCGTGCAAACAGATGAAGTGGTCCTGTCGGCCAACGTGCATAACTACCTCGAAACCGAAAAGACCGCGATGGTCTCGCTCGATGTGCCGAGCGAACTGATGTCGAGCGACTCGCCACTGACCCAGAAGGTAACCATTCCGGCTGGCGGCGAAGTGCGTGTCGATTGGACCGTGAAGGTCACCGGCGAAGGGGAAGCGGCCATCACGATGAAGGCGCTGACCGATGAAGAATCGGACGCCATGTCGCAAAGCTTCCCGGTCTTCGTGCATGGTATGTTGAAGACGGAAGCCTGGGCTGGCACGGTTCAGCCAGAGCAAGATGCCAACGGTTTCACGATCAACGTTCCACAGGACCGTCGTCCCAAGGATTCGCGTCTGATCGTGCGGTACTCGCCTAGCCTGGCAGCTGCCATGGTCGAAGCGTTGCCTTACCTCAGCGATTATCCGTATGGCTGCACCGAGCAGACCTTGAACCGCTTCGTGCCGACCGTGATCACGCGGAAGGTGCTGAGCGAAATGGGTATCGATTTGAAGTCGATTGCCGAGCATCAGAATAACCTGAACGCTCAGGAACTTGGCGATCCGGAAGAACGCAACAAACGCTGGCACGTGGGACACAACCCTGTCTTCGACGAAGCGGAGCTGCAGAAAATGGTCAAAGCTGGTGTCCAGCGTTTGACCGAGATGCAGAACAGCGATGGCGGCTGGGGATGGTTCTCAGGCTATGGCGAACGTAGCTATCCTCATACGACCGCGGTCGTGGTGCGAGGCCTGATGATTGCTCAGCGTAATGACGCCGCAGTCGTGCCAGACGTGATCGCTCGCGGTCGCCAGTGGCTGATCAACTATCAGAACGAAGAGCTGCAGAAGCTGCAAGCCAAGCCGCAAGAGAAGAAGCCTTGGAAACCAAACGCCGGCAACCTGGACGCGATCGTCTATGCCACGCTGGTTGAACTGGGGCACGACAATGCGGAGATGCGAGAGTTCATCTATCGCGATCGCACGCACCTTTCGGTCTACGGCTTGTCGGTCTTCGCTCTGGCCACGCACCAGGTGAAGGACGCTGAAAAGCTGACGATGCTGCGTCGTAACCTCGATCAGTACCTGGTTTCGGACGAGGAAAACGAAACGGCTTACCTGAAGATGCCAGCCGACAACCACTGGTGGTATTGGTATGGCGACGCAATCGAAGCCAATGCCTACTACCTGAAGCTGTTGTCTGCGACCGACGCCCAGAACGTGACGGCTCGCCGATTGGTGAAGTACCTGCTGAACAATCGGAAGCATGCCACCTACTGGAAGTCGACTCGCGACACCGCCTTGTGCGTCGAGGCAATGGCCGATTACCTGCGGGCCACCGACGAAATGAATCCCGAGATGACGGTTGAAATCCTAATCGACGGCGAAAAGAAGGCCGAAACCGAGTTCACCAAAGAGAACTTGTTCACGGTCGATAACACGGTGGAACTGACCGGTCTGCAAGTGACCGATGGCAAGCACAAGGTCGAGCTAAGCCGCAAAGGCAAAGGCCCGGTCTACTTCAGTGCTTACTTGACGAACTTCACGCTGGAGAACTTCATCACCAAGGCAGGCCTCGAAGTGAAGATCGAACGTCGCTTCTATCGACTTGATCGAGACGAAGATGCCACTGCCAAGGCGGTGGGTGCTCGCGGTCAGGCCTTGAACGAGAAAGTGGTCAAGTACACGCGAACCTTGCTTGAGAACGAGTCGCAGATCACAAGCGGCGACCTGGTCGAGATCGACCTGGTGATCGAAAGCAAGAACGACTACGAGTACTTGATGTTCGAGGACCAGAAGGCCGCCGGGTTCGAGCCGGTTGATCTGCAAAGCGGATACAACGGCAACTCGCTGGGGGCTTACATGGAACTTCGCGACGAGAAGGTCAACTTCTTCGTGCGAGAACTGCCACGCGGCAAACACACGCTGACCTATCGCATGCGGGCCGAAATCCCCGGTAAGTTCAGTGCATTGCCAGCGATCGCCCAGGCCATGTATGCACCAGAACTGGTTGGCAACTCCGACGAGATGAAGATCGGAATTAAAGATCTCGATAACTAG
- a CDS encoding multiheme c-type cytochrome: MPAARKLTSQLAVVTIGLTVIAALWFWGIAPTPVAAIPHVISQPHPYDPDWPEIYLILSQKCSGCHRPDSKRVDLSSYEALLAGKAGKDPLIVPGDPDKSALFLYVEWDEHAKPLSGVSRTPEMPPNKLEWLSPGQLETMKRWITNGALEYCLPENCNIAPLTEMEFPSAKQCQACHPKQYDEWSRSMHAYAQHSPVFEAFNLTLMERTNGTQGTFCTRCHTPVGTALGENGNRRNIHRSRISMEGVTCVTCHRRNAKHYKSSGRVGIEPGKMLDTCMYGPFDDASASQAMGAHPSAGQEYLKSSQFCGECHDVTNPQGVRLEEAFSEWQNSPAAKQGITCQQCHMGPVQGVPFKDCERPLGRAAVVPGVPEDQLPLRRLSDHTFAGPDYSLLPDTEFPQRLDWMYEVDYRDFDSLTPYQKETLTELRKQNRYHLRLAAEKRYEVLSQAADLHVQAPEVARPGQKVQVNVEVESLMSGHSFPTGFTAERQAWVSTIVRDQQGRVVFKSGDLDENGDLRDDHSHAVLAGQVPYDQYLLNFQNKFVALTSEGTDRTVILSVNRNLSPLSFVRPATGVSASFGRPETFRIAKGSLAPLSKQRQSYPVRLPNEPGTYHVTVRLNFRHLPPTLLDRIGTPHLKHLLEVVVLREWCGTIEVAP, translated from the coding sequence ATGCCAGCTGCCAGAAAACTGACCTCCCAATTGGCGGTCGTGACCATCGGTCTCACGGTGATTGCTGCGCTATGGTTCTGGGGTATCGCTCCGACGCCAGTCGCGGCGATCCCGCATGTGATCTCGCAGCCACATCCTTACGATCCCGACTGGCCCGAGATCTATCTGATCTTGTCGCAGAAATGTTCTGGCTGTCACCGTCCTGATTCCAAACGCGTCGATCTTTCTTCCTACGAAGCCTTGCTAGCAGGCAAGGCGGGCAAAGATCCGCTGATCGTACCTGGCGATCCCGATAAGTCGGCGTTGTTTCTGTACGTCGAATGGGACGAGCACGCCAAGCCATTGTCCGGCGTTTCGCGCACGCCCGAGATGCCACCGAACAAGCTGGAATGGCTTTCGCCTGGTCAGCTCGAAACGATGAAGCGTTGGATTACCAATGGCGCCCTCGAATACTGCCTGCCCGAGAACTGCAACATCGCACCGCTGACCGAGATGGAATTTCCATCGGCCAAGCAGTGCCAGGCCTGCCATCCGAAGCAGTACGACGAATGGTCGCGTTCGATGCATGCCTATGCCCAGCACAGCCCGGTGTTCGAGGCCTTCAACCTGACGTTGATGGAACGGACCAACGGCACCCAGGGAACCTTCTGCACCCGTTGCCATACACCGGTCGGCACCGCCCTGGGCGAGAACGGCAACCGCCGTAACATTCATCGCTCGCGTATCTCGATGGAAGGGGTGACCTGTGTCACCTGCCACCGCCGTAACGCCAAACATTACAAGTCGAGCGGTCGCGTCGGGATCGAGCCTGGCAAGATGCTCGATACTTGCATGTACGGTCCATTCGACGACGCTTCGGCCAGCCAGGCGATGGGGGCTCACCCTTCGGCCGGCCAAGAGTATTTGAAGTCGTCGCAGTTCTGTGGTGAGTGCCACGACGTGACCAATCCGCAAGGCGTGCGTCTAGAAGAAGCTTTCAGCGAATGGCAGAACAGCCCCGCCGCCAAGCAAGGCATCACCTGTCAGCAGTGCCATATGGGACCAGTGCAAGGCGTCCCCTTCAAAGATTGCGAACGTCCGCTAGGGCGAGCCGCCGTCGTGCCCGGCGTGCCGGAAGATCAGCTCCCACTCCGTCGGTTGAGTGATCATACCTTCGCCGGACCCGACTACTCGCTGCTGCCCGATACCGAGTTTCCTCAACGGTTAGACTGGATGTACGAAGTCGACTACCGCGACTTCGATTCACTCACGCCCTACCAGAAAGAAACGCTAACCGAACTGCGAAAGCAGAATCGTTATCACCTGCGACTGGCGGCTGAGAAGCGGTACGAAGTCCTCTCGCAAGCAGCAGACCTGCATGTTCAAGCACCCGAGGTAGCTCGACCAGGTCAGAAGGTCCAAGTCAATGTCGAAGTCGAAAGCTTAATGTCGGGGCATAGCTTCCCAACCGGCTTCACCGCCGAACGGCAGGCCTGGGTCTCGACGATTGTTCGCGATCAGCAAGGCCGTGTTGTCTTCAAGTCTGGTGACTTGGACGAGAATGGCGACCTCCGCGACGACCACAGCCATGCCGTCCTCGCCGGTCAGGTACCTTACGATCAGTACCTGCTCAACTTCCAGAACAAGTTCGTCGCTTTGACCTCCGAAGGAACCGACCGTACCGTCATCTTGTCGGTCAACCGGAACCTGTCGCCGCTCAGCTTCGTGCGACCTGCGACAGGCGTTTCGGCCTCGTTCGGTCGGCCCGAAACCTTCCGAATCGCCAAGGGAAGTCTCGCGCCTCTCTCGAAACAACGTCAGAGCTATCCAGTTCGCTTGCCGAACGAGCCTGGCACCTACCACGTGACGGTTCGTTTGAACTTCCGTCATCTTCCCCCAACGCTGTTGGATCGAATCGGTACGCCACACCTGAAGCATCTGCTTGAGGTCGTCGTGCTACGAGAATGGTGCGGCACCATTGAGGTCGCTCCATGA